A genomic region of Runella rosea contains the following coding sequences:
- the murB gene encoding UDP-N-acetylmuramate dehydrogenase: MLTIQSNVSLKSYNTFGIDATARYLVEVDNDEDIQTLLQLPDVQTLPKLILGGGSNLLLTQDFNGLVVKINIKGIRTVKEDQENVWVRVGAGENWHEFVLYCVERGLAGLENLSLIPGTVGAAPMQNIGAYGVEIKDTFERLEAVHILTGQKRVFTNEECRFGYRDSVFKNELKGEYIICNVQFKLQKTPVFHVSYGDIQKTLDQMGVKELNIKAISDAVIKIRRSKLPDPVEIGNAGSFFKNPEISVMQYEHLKLMYPEIPGYVINNEVVKVPAGWLIEQCGWKGKRFGSIGVHARQALVLVNYGGGKGTEIKQLAEKIQSSVEEQFGIRLHTEVNFI, translated from the coding sequence ATGCTTACCATTCAAAGCAACGTTTCTCTTAAATCATACAATACCTTCGGCATAGATGCTACGGCTCGCTATTTGGTAGAAGTGGATAATGACGAAGACATTCAGACATTACTCCAGCTTCCTGACGTGCAGACGTTGCCAAAACTTATTTTGGGCGGCGGCAGTAATCTTCTTCTCACGCAGGATTTTAACGGGCTGGTGGTCAAAATCAATATCAAGGGCATTCGGACGGTCAAAGAAGATCAGGAAAATGTGTGGGTGCGGGTGGGTGCTGGCGAAAATTGGCACGAATTTGTGCTTTACTGCGTAGAACGAGGATTGGCAGGTCTTGAAAATCTTTCTCTTATCCCTGGCACCGTCGGAGCCGCTCCCATGCAAAATATCGGGGCATATGGCGTCGAAATCAAAGATACTTTCGAACGACTCGAAGCCGTCCATATTCTTACGGGTCAAAAACGGGTTTTTACCAATGAAGAATGTCGTTTTGGCTACCGCGATAGCGTGTTCAAAAATGAATTGAAGGGGGAGTACATTATTTGCAATGTTCAGTTCAAGTTGCAAAAAACACCCGTATTTCATGTTTCGTACGGCGATATTCAAAAAACGCTCGATCAAATGGGCGTCAAAGAGTTGAATATCAAGGCTATCAGCGACGCCGTCATTAAGATCAGACGTAGCAAATTGCCTGACCCCGTCGAAATTGGTAACGCGGGCAGTTTCTTCAAGAACCCCGAAATTTCGGTGATGCAATACGAGCACCTGAAATTGATGTATCCTGAAATACCAGGCTACGTTATCAATAATGAGGTCGTAAAAGTGCCCGCTGGATGGTTGATTGAACAATGTGGCTGGAAAGGTAAACGCTTCGGAAGCATTGGGGTGCACGCCCGTCAGGCGCTTGTGTTGGTCAATTATGGTGGTGGTAAAGGGACTGAAATCAAGCAGTTAGCTGAGAAAATTCAGTCTTCCGTTGAAGAGCAATTCGGAATTCGTCTGCATACCGAAGTCAATTTTATCTAA
- a CDS encoding RsmB/NOP family class I SAM-dependent RNA methyltransferase, translating to MKYHRVLVEAIVFSLTEIFEKGRQADKVIEQVLKSNRKWGARDRGFIAENTYEIVRWWRMLDFVTGHLGNPSYLDFFAAWQLLKGNELPPWTEFAHIKPAAIRQAYEEAKKSRKIRESIPDWLDEIGAAELGTAWEDELHALNQTAPVVLRANTLKTTATELKEALASKEIFTEILSGLPDALKLKEKKNVFQTDYFQNGQFEVQDAGSQRIAPMLDVHPGMRVIDACAGAGGKTLHLAALMHNQGRLIAMDVEGWKLEELRRRARRNGVSNVETRVIEPKTIKRLRDTADRVLLDVPCSGLGVLRRNPDSKWKMKPNFLTQIRQTQYEILTNYSQMVKPGGKLVYATCSILPSESEDQVKRFLAEQGAKWQLLEEARTSPARDGFDGFYMACLTKPL from the coding sequence ATGAAATACCACCGCGTTTTAGTGGAGGCGATCGTTTTTTCGCTGACCGAAATATTCGAAAAAGGGCGTCAGGCCGATAAAGTAATTGAGCAGGTGCTCAAATCCAACCGCAAATGGGGCGCGCGCGACCGGGGCTTTATTGCCGAAAATACCTATGAGATTGTCCGCTGGTGGCGAATGCTGGACTTTGTCACGGGGCACTTGGGGAACCCTTCGTATCTGGACTTTTTTGCGGCGTGGCAACTGCTGAAAGGCAACGAACTGCCTCCGTGGACGGAATTTGCGCACATCAAGCCCGCGGCCATCCGTCAAGCTTATGAAGAAGCCAAAAAAAGCCGTAAAATTCGGGAGTCGATTCCCGATTGGCTGGATGAAATCGGCGCGGCCGAATTGGGCACGGCCTGGGAGGATGAACTGCACGCGCTGAATCAAACGGCGCCCGTGGTGCTGAGAGCCAATACCCTCAAAACCACGGCGACAGAATTGAAGGAGGCGCTGGCCAGCAAAGAGATTTTTACCGAAATCCTTTCTGGGTTGCCCGATGCGTTGAAGTTGAAGGAGAAAAAGAACGTCTTTCAAACCGATTATTTCCAAAATGGACAGTTTGAAGTGCAAGATGCTGGTTCGCAGCGCATTGCGCCCATGTTGGATGTTCATCCGGGGATGCGCGTCATTGATGCTTGCGCGGGCGCGGGTGGCAAAACCCTACATTTGGCGGCATTGATGCACAATCAGGGGCGACTCATTGCGATGGATGTAGAAGGTTGGAAACTGGAAGAGTTGCGCCGTCGAGCGCGACGGAACGGGGTCAGCAACGTAGAAACGCGCGTCATTGAACCTAAAACCATCAAACGCCTCCGCGATACCGCCGACCGCGTGTTGTTGGATGTGCCCTGCTCGGGATTGGGCGTTTTGCGTCGAAATCCCGATTCTAAGTGGAAAATGAAACCCAATTTTTTGACCCAAATTCGCCAAACACAGTACGAAATCCTGACCAATTATTCGCAAATGGTGAAACCTGGCGGGAAGTTGGTGTATGCTACGTGCAGCATTTTGCCGTCGGAAAGTGAAGACCAGGTGAAGCGTTTTTTGGCCGAGCAGGGCGCAAAATGGCAGCTTTTGGAAGAAGCCCGAACCTCACCAGCGCGTGATGGATTCGACGGGTTTTACATGGCTTGTTTGACGAAACCTTTGTGA
- a CDS encoding SDR family oxidoreductase — protein sequence MKISILGCGWLGLPLAAQLAREGHTVKGSTTSVEKLAVLRALEIEPLWLQLTPEPKGIGWDYLMDCDVLVVNIPPRLERAGPDFHTAQIRHLIELVKDSPAQRVIYISSTSVYPELNREVKEEDVVYPSQSAAPTLAEAELLIQSLPQAWLILRCGGLMGYERIPAKYVSGKKNITTGEVPVNYIHRDDVIGVIKAFLQNPSVWNETYNVVAPMHPTRREVYLASCAPFGYQPPTFSTAEINPFKIVSSQKLLDKLNYPFLYSNPLQFLYQL from the coding sequence ATGAAAATAAGCATTTTAGGATGCGGCTGGCTGGGTCTTCCGCTGGCCGCACAACTTGCCCGAGAAGGGCACACCGTAAAAGGAAGCACGACGAGTGTCGAAAAATTGGCCGTTTTGCGCGCCCTTGAGATTGAACCCCTATGGCTCCAACTTACGCCAGAACCCAAAGGTATTGGCTGGGATTATTTGATGGATTGCGACGTGCTGGTTGTCAACATTCCTCCACGACTGGAGCGTGCAGGGCCAGATTTTCACACGGCCCAAATACGCCATTTGATAGAGTTGGTAAAAGATAGCCCCGCCCAAAGGGTCATTTATATCAGTTCAACCTCCGTTTATCCTGAGCTCAACCGGGAAGTAAAGGAAGAAGATGTGGTTTATCCCAGTCAATCAGCCGCTCCCACGTTGGCCGAAGCAGAACTATTGATTCAATCATTGCCCCAAGCATGGCTTATATTACGTTGCGGCGGCTTGATGGGGTACGAACGCATCCCCGCAAAATATGTTTCAGGTAAAAAAAACATTACTACTGGCGAAGTTCCCGTCAATTATATCCACCGCGACGATGTCATCGGAGTCATCAAGGCATTTTTACAAAACCCGTCGGTATGGAATGAAACTTACAATGTAGTGGCACCAATGCACCCTACCCGTCGAGAAGTATACCTTGCGAGTTGTGCTCCTTTTGGCTATCAGCCCCCCACGTTTAGTACTGCCGAAATCAATCCATTTAAAATTGTCTCCTCTCAAAAATTACTGGATAAACTCAACTATCCATTTCTGTATTCTAACCCCCTCCAATTTCTGTATCAGCTGTAG
- a CDS encoding RNA polymerase sigma factor, whose product MTAIEFTYHIAKVSKSLKPFAMRLTKDSEDANDLLQDTLLKAFTNRDKYADGTNLKAWLYTIMKNTFITNYQRMVRKNTFIDTSDNLHYINSFENSTENEAAGKFAMDDINKAVNSLEEAYRTPFMMYYRGFKYHEIADRLRIPIGTVKNRIHIARKELKDKLYVYAHPF is encoded by the coding sequence ATGACAGCTATCGAGTTCACTTACCACATCGCTAAAGTGTCAAAGTCACTGAAGCCCTTTGCGATGCGTTTAACAAAAGACAGCGAAGATGCTAACGATTTGTTGCAGGATACGCTGTTGAAGGCTTTTACTAATCGTGACAAATACGCCGACGGCACAAACCTCAAGGCATGGTTGTATACAATCATGAAAAACACCTTCATCACCAACTACCAGCGTATGGTGCGGAAGAATACCTTTATCGACACAAGCGACAACTTACACTACATCAATTCTTTTGAAAACAGTACCGAGAACGAAGCCGCTGGTAAGTTTGCCATGGACGATATCAACAAAGCCGTTAATTCACTAGAGGAAGCCTATCGTACCCCTTTTATGATGTACTATCGGGGGTTCAAATACCACGAAATTGCTGACCGCTTGCGCATTCCCATCGGAACGGTTAAAAATAGAATTCACATTGCGCGGAAAGAGCTCAAAGACAAGCTATACGTCTATGCGCATCCATTTTGA
- the prmA gene encoding 50S ribosomal protein L11 methyltransferase: MPATYIETRLTLNPDYNDILMAELAEIGYESFVESNDGISAYIPDTSFDLDALQQIVERYQSMTAITFESQQLETKNWNEEWERNYQPIEVAGRIRVRASYHTPDPAFEYDIVIDPKMSFGTGHHETTTLVMEQQLLLDHQKKSVLDVGSGTGILAILAEKLSANRLTAFDIEEWAYLNAVENAAMNGCTHIHVFQGTIADCPTATYDIVLANINRNILLQEIPTYTEFLVNGGTLMVSGFYEFDIADIVQKAEEVSLRLVAQKTLNQWAVLRFEKP, from the coding sequence ATGCCTGCTACTTATATTGAAACACGCTTAACGCTCAATCCAGACTATAACGACATTTTAATGGCTGAATTGGCTGAGATTGGCTACGAATCTTTTGTCGAGTCCAACGACGGTATCTCGGCGTATATTCCCGACACCAGCTTTGACTTAGACGCTCTCCAGCAAATCGTTGAGCGGTATCAATCCATGACGGCCATTACGTTTGAATCCCAACAACTCGAAACCAAAAACTGGAACGAAGAATGGGAGCGCAATTATCAGCCGATTGAGGTGGCGGGCAGAATTCGGGTACGTGCTTCTTATCACACGCCCGACCCCGCGTTTGAGTACGACATCGTAATTGACCCCAAAATGTCGTTTGGAACGGGGCATCACGAAACCACTACGCTGGTGATGGAACAGCAACTTTTGCTCGACCATCAAAAAAAATCGGTGTTGGACGTGGGAAGTGGCACGGGAATTTTAGCCATTCTGGCCGAGAAACTCAGCGCTAACCGACTCACTGCCTTTGACATTGAAGAATGGGCCTACCTCAATGCCGTAGAAAATGCCGCCATGAATGGCTGCACGCACATCCATGTTTTTCAGGGAACGATTGCCGATTGCCCCACCGCTACGTATGATATTGTACTGGCCAACATCAACCGAAATATTCTGTTGCAGGAAATTCCTACCTATACAGAATTTTTGGTCAATGGCGGAACGCTGATGGTCAGCGGGTTTTATGAATTTGACATTGCCGATATTGTTCAAAAAGCCGAAGAAGTAAGTCTTCGATTAGTAGCCCAAAAAACCCTCAATCAATGGGCGGTTTTAAGATTTGAAAAACCATGA